From the Homo sapiens chromosome 1, GRCh38.p14 Primary Assembly genome, one window contains:
- the ITGA10 gene encoding integrin alpha-10 isoform X5, with product MVRKKPECQGIGTAVVLTKGRQDRWDSKLIWSFESGWGSKLTTSMLFPFGLCQGSCLPCAYLHSHPLPRMLVGAPWDGPSGDRRGDVYRCPVGGAHNAPCAKGHLGDYQLGNSSHPAVNMHLGMSLLETDGDGGFMACAPLWSRACGSSVFSSGICARVDASFQPQGSLAPTAQRCPTYMDVVIVLDGSNSIYPWSEVQTFLRRLVGKLFIDPEQIQVGLVQYGESPVHEWSLGDFRTKEEVVRAAKNLSRREGRETKTAQAIMVACTEGFSQSHGGRPEAARLLVVVTDGESHDGEELPAALKACEAGRVTRYGIAVLGHYLRRQRDPSSFLREIRTIASDPDERFFFNVTDEAALTDIVDALGDRIFGLEGSHAENESSFGLEMSQIGFSTHRLKDGILFGMVGAYDWGGSVLWLEGGHRLFPPRMALEDEFPPALQNHAAYLGYSVSSMLLRGGRRLFLSGAPRFRHRGKVIAFQLKKDGAVRVAQSLQGEQIGSYFGSELCPLDTDRDGTTDVLLVAAPMFLGPQNKETGRVYVYLVGQQSLLTLQGTLQPEPPQDARFGFAMGALPDLNQDGFADVAVGAPLEDGHQGALYLYHGTQSGVRPHPAQRIAAASMPHALSYFGRSVDGRLDLDGDDLVDVAVGAQGAAILLSSRPIVHLTPSLEVTPQAISVVQRDCRRRGQEAVCLTAALCFQVTSRTPGRWDHQFYMRFTASLDEWTAGARAAFDGSGQRLSPRRLRLSVGNVTCEQLHFHVLDTSDYLRPVALTVTFALDNTTKPGPVLNEGSPTSIQKLVPFSKDCGPDNECVTDLVLQVNMDIRGSRKAPFVVRGGRRKVLVSTTLENRKENAYNTSLSLIFSRNLHLASLTPQRESPIKVECAAPSAHARLCSVGHPVFQTGAKVTFLLEFEFSCSSLLSQVFVKLTASSDSLERNGTLQDNTAQTSAYIQYEPHLLFSSESTLHRYEVHPYGTLPVGPGPEFKTTLRASCIVQNLTEPPGPPVHPEELQHTNRLNGSNTQCQVVRCHLGQLAKGTEVSVGLLRLVHNEFFRRAKFKSLTVVSTFELGTEEGSVLQLTEASRWSESLLEVVQTRPILISLWILIGSVLGGLLLLALLVFCLWKLGFFAHKKIPEEEKREEKLEQ from the exons ATGGTGAGGAAGAAACCGGAGTGCCAGGGGATTGGGACTGCAGTAGTGCTAACAAAGGGGAGGCAAGATAGATGGGACTCTAAACTAATCTGGTCTTTTGAAAGTGGCTGGGGCTCTAAACTTACCACCTCCATGCTCTTTCCCTTTGGCCTATGTCAAGGGTCATGTTTGCCCTGTGCTTACTTACATTCACATCCTCTTCCCAGGATGCTGGTGGGCGCCCCCTGGGATGGGCCTTCAGGCGACCGGAGGGGGGACGTTTATCGCTGCCCTGTAGGGGGGGCCCACAATGCCCCATGTGCCAAGGGCCACTTAG GTGACTACCAACTGGGAAATTCATCTCATCCTGCTGTGAATATGCACCTGGGGATGTCTCTGTTAGAGACAGATGGTGATGGGGGATTCATG GCCTGTGCCCCTCTCTGGTCTCGTGCTTGTGGCAGCTCTGTCTTCAGTTCTGGGATATGTGCCCGTGTGGATGCTTCATTCCAGCCTCAGGGAAGCCTGGCACCCACTGCCCAAC GCTGCCCAACATACATGGATGTTGTCATTGTCTTGGATGGCTCCAACAGCATCTACCCCTGGTCTGAAGTTCAGACCTTCCTACGAAGACTGGTAGGGAAACTGTTTATTGACCCAGAACAGATACAG GTGGGACTGGTACAGTATGGGGAGAGCCCTGTACATGAGTGGTCCCTGGGAGATTTCCGAACGAAGGAAGAAGTGGTGAGAGCAGCAAAGAACCTCAGTCGGCGGGAGGGACGAGAAACAAAGACTGCCCAAGCAATAATGGTGGCCTG CACAGAAGGGTTCAGTCAGTCCCATGGGGGCCGACCCGAGGCTGCCAGGCTACTGGTGGTTGTCACTGATGGAGAGTCCCATGATGGAGAGGAGCTTCCTGCAGCACTAaaggcctgtgaggctggaagagTGACACGCTATGGGATTGCA GTCCTTGGTCACTACCTCCGGCGGCAGCGAGATCCCAGCTCTTTCCTGAGAGAAATTAGAACTATTGCCAGTGATCCAGATGAGCGATTCTTCTTCAATGTCACAGATGAGGCTGCTCTGACTGACATTGTGGATGCACTAGGAGATCGGATTTTTGGCCTTGAAG GGTCCCATGCAGAAAACGAAAGCTCCTTTGGGCTGGAAATGTCTCAGATTGGTTTCTCCACTCATCGGCTAAAG GATGGGATTCTTTTTGGGATGGTGGGGGCCTATGACTGGGGAGGCTCTGTGCTATGGCTTGAAGGAGGCCACCGCCTTTTCCCCCCACGAATGGCACTGGAAGACGAGTTCCCCCCTGCATTGCAGAACCATGCAGCCTACCTGG GTTACTCTGTTTCTTCCATGCTTTTGCGGGGTGGACGCCGCCTGTTTCTCTCTGGGGCTCCTCGATTTAGACATCGAGGAAAAGTCATCGCCTTCCAGCTTAAGAAAGATGGGGCTGTGAGGGTTGCCCAGAGCCTCCAGGGGGAGCAG ATTGGTTCATACTTTGGCAGTGAGCTCTGCCCATTGGATACAGATAGGGATGGAACAACTGATGTCTTACTTGTGGCTGCCCCCATGTTCCTGGGACCCCAGAACAAGGAAACAGGACGTGTTTATGTGTATCTGGTAGGCCAG CAGTCCTTGCTGACCCTCCAAGGAACACTTCAGCCAGAACCCCCCCAGGATGCTCGGTTTGGCTTTGCCATGGGAGCTCTTCCTGATCTGAACCAAGATGGTTTTGCTGATGTGGCTGTGGGGGCGCCTCTGGAAGATGGGCACCAGGGAGCACTGTACCTGTACCATGGAACCCAGAGTGGAGTCAGGCCCCATCCTGCCCAG aGGATTGCTGCTGCCTCCATGCCACATGCCCTCAGCTACTTTGGCCGAAGTGTGGATGGTCGGCTAGATCTGGATGGAGATGATCTGGTCGATGTGGCTGTGGGTGCCCAGGGGGCAGCCATCCTGCTCAG CTCCCGGCCCATTGTCCATCTGACCCCATCACTGGAGGTGACCCCACAGGCCATCAGTGTGGTTCAGAGGGACTGTAGGCGGCGAGGCCAAGAGGCAGTCTGTCTGACTGCAGCCCTTTGCTTCCAAGTGACCTCCCGTACTCCTGGTCGCTGGGATCACCAATTCT ACATGAGGTTCACCGCATCACTGGATGAATGGACTGCTGGGGCACGTGCAGCATTTGATGGCTCTGGCCAGAGGTTGTCCCCTCGGAGGCTCCGGCTCAGTGTGGGGAATGTCACTTGTGAGCAGCTACACTTCCATGTGCTG GATACATCAGATTACCTCCGGCCAGTGGCCTTGACTGTGACCTTTGCCTTGGACAATACTACAAAGCCAGGGCCTGTGCTGAATGAGGGCTCACCCACCTCTATACAAAAGCTG gtCCCCTTCTCAAAGGATTGTGGCCCTGACAATGAATGTGTCACAGACCTGGTGCTTCAAGTGAATATGGACATCAGAGGCTCCAG GAAGGCCCCATTTGTGGTTCGAGGTGGCCGGCGGAAAGTGCTGGTATCTACAACTCTggagaacagaaaggaaaatgctTACAATACGAGCCTGAGTCTCATCTTCTCTAGAAACCTCCACCTGGCCAGTCTCACTCCTCAG AGAGAGAGCCCAATAAAGGTGGAATGTGCCGCCCCTTCTGCTCATGCCCGGCTCTGCAGTGTGGGGCATCCTGTCTTCCAGACTGGAGCCAAG GTGACCTTTCTGCTAGAGTTTGAGTTTAGCTGCTCCTCTCTCCTGAGCCAGGTCTTCGTGAAGCTGACTGCCAGCAG TGACAGCCTGGAGAGAAATGGGACCCTTCAAGATAACACAGCCCAGACCTCAGCCTACATCCAATATGAGCCCCACCTCCTGTTCTCTAG TGAGTCTACCCTGCACCGCTATGAGGTTCACCCATATGGGACCCTCCCAGTGGGTCCTGGCCCAGAATTCAAAACCACTCTCAGG GCAAGCTGCATAGTGCAGAACCTGACTGAACCCCCAGGCCCACCTGTGCATCCAGAGGAGCTTCAACACACAAACAGACTG AATGGGAGCAATACTCAGTGTCAGGTGGTGAGGTGCCACCTTGGGCAGCTGGCAAAGGGGACTGAGGTCTCTGTTGGACTATTGAGGCTGGTTCACAATGAATTTTTCCGAAGA
- the ITGA10 gene encoding integrin alpha-10 isoform X2 — protein MVRKKPECQGIGTAVVLTKGRQDRWDSKLIWSFESGWGSKLTTSMLFPFGLCQGSCLPCAYLHSHPLPRMLVGAPWDGPSGDRRGDVYRCPVGGAHNAPCAKGHLGDYQLGNSSHPAVNMHLGMSLLETDGDGGFMACAPLWSRACGSSVFSSGICARVDASFQPQGSLAPTAQRCPTYMDVVIVLDGSNSIYPWSEVQTFLRRLVGKLFIDPEQIQVGLVQYGESPVHEWSLGDFRTKEEVVRAAKNLSRREGRETKTAQAIMVACTEGFSQSHGGRPEAARLLVVVTDGESHDGEELPAALKACEAGRVTRYGIAVLGHYLRRQRDPSSFLREIRTIASDPDERFFFNVTDEAALTDIVDALGDRIFGLEGSHAENESSFGLEMSQIGFSTHRLKDGILFGMVGAYDWGGSVLWLEGGHRLFPPRMALEDEFPPALQNHAAYLGYSVSSMLLRGGRRLFLSGAPRFRHRGKVIAFQLKKDGAVRVAQSLQGEQIGSYFGSELCPLDTDRDGTTDVLLVAAPMFLGPQNKETGRVYVYLVGQSLLTLQGTLQPEPPQDARFGFAMGALPDLNQDGFADVAVGAPLEDGHQGALYLYHGTQSGVRPHPAQRIAAASMPHALSYFGRSVDGRLDLDGDDLVDVAVGAQGAAILLSSRPIVHLTPSLEVTPQAISVVQRDCRRRGQEAVCLTAALCFQVTSRTPGRWDHQFYMRFTASLDEWTAGARAAFDGSGQRLSPRRLRLSVGNVTCEQLHFHVLDTSDYLRPVALTVTFALDNTTKPGPVLNEGSPTSIQKLVPFSKDCGPDNECVTDLVLQVNMDIRGSRKAPFVVRGGRRKVLVSTTLENRKENAYNTSLSLIFSRNLHLASLTPQRESPIKVECAAPSAHARLCSVGHPVFQTGAKVTFLLEFEFSCSSLLSQVFVKLTASSDSLERNGTLQDNTAQTSAYIQYEPHLLFSSESTLHRYEVHPYGTLPVGPGPEFKTTLRVQNLGCYVVSGLIISALLPAVAHGGNYFLSLSQVITNNASCIVQNLTEPPGPPVHPEELQHTNRLNGSNTQCQVVRCHLGQLAKGTEVSVGLLRLVHNEFFRRAKFKSLTVVSTFELGTEEGSVLQLTEASRWSESLLEVVQTRPILISLWILIGSVLGGLLLLALLVFCLWKLGFFAHKKIPEEEKREEKLEQ, from the exons ATGGTGAGGAAGAAACCGGAGTGCCAGGGGATTGGGACTGCAGTAGTGCTAACAAAGGGGAGGCAAGATAGATGGGACTCTAAACTAATCTGGTCTTTTGAAAGTGGCTGGGGCTCTAAACTTACCACCTCCATGCTCTTTCCCTTTGGCCTATGTCAAGGGTCATGTTTGCCCTGTGCTTACTTACATTCACATCCTCTTCCCAGGATGCTGGTGGGCGCCCCCTGGGATGGGCCTTCAGGCGACCGGAGGGGGGACGTTTATCGCTGCCCTGTAGGGGGGGCCCACAATGCCCCATGTGCCAAGGGCCACTTAG GTGACTACCAACTGGGAAATTCATCTCATCCTGCTGTGAATATGCACCTGGGGATGTCTCTGTTAGAGACAGATGGTGATGGGGGATTCATG GCCTGTGCCCCTCTCTGGTCTCGTGCTTGTGGCAGCTCTGTCTTCAGTTCTGGGATATGTGCCCGTGTGGATGCTTCATTCCAGCCTCAGGGAAGCCTGGCACCCACTGCCCAAC GCTGCCCAACATACATGGATGTTGTCATTGTCTTGGATGGCTCCAACAGCATCTACCCCTGGTCTGAAGTTCAGACCTTCCTACGAAGACTGGTAGGGAAACTGTTTATTGACCCAGAACAGATACAG GTGGGACTGGTACAGTATGGGGAGAGCCCTGTACATGAGTGGTCCCTGGGAGATTTCCGAACGAAGGAAGAAGTGGTGAGAGCAGCAAAGAACCTCAGTCGGCGGGAGGGACGAGAAACAAAGACTGCCCAAGCAATAATGGTGGCCTG CACAGAAGGGTTCAGTCAGTCCCATGGGGGCCGACCCGAGGCTGCCAGGCTACTGGTGGTTGTCACTGATGGAGAGTCCCATGATGGAGAGGAGCTTCCTGCAGCACTAaaggcctgtgaggctggaagagTGACACGCTATGGGATTGCA GTCCTTGGTCACTACCTCCGGCGGCAGCGAGATCCCAGCTCTTTCCTGAGAGAAATTAGAACTATTGCCAGTGATCCAGATGAGCGATTCTTCTTCAATGTCACAGATGAGGCTGCTCTGACTGACATTGTGGATGCACTAGGAGATCGGATTTTTGGCCTTGAAG GGTCCCATGCAGAAAACGAAAGCTCCTTTGGGCTGGAAATGTCTCAGATTGGTTTCTCCACTCATCGGCTAAAG GATGGGATTCTTTTTGGGATGGTGGGGGCCTATGACTGGGGAGGCTCTGTGCTATGGCTTGAAGGAGGCCACCGCCTTTTCCCCCCACGAATGGCACTGGAAGACGAGTTCCCCCCTGCATTGCAGAACCATGCAGCCTACCTGG GTTACTCTGTTTCTTCCATGCTTTTGCGGGGTGGACGCCGCCTGTTTCTCTCTGGGGCTCCTCGATTTAGACATCGAGGAAAAGTCATCGCCTTCCAGCTTAAGAAAGATGGGGCTGTGAGGGTTGCCCAGAGCCTCCAGGGGGAGCAG ATTGGTTCATACTTTGGCAGTGAGCTCTGCCCATTGGATACAGATAGGGATGGAACAACTGATGTCTTACTTGTGGCTGCCCCCATGTTCCTGGGACCCCAGAACAAGGAAACAGGACGTGTTTATGTGTATCTGGTAGGCCAG TCCTTGCTGACCCTCCAAGGAACACTTCAGCCAGAACCCCCCCAGGATGCTCGGTTTGGCTTTGCCATGGGAGCTCTTCCTGATCTGAACCAAGATGGTTTTGCTGATGTGGCTGTGGGGGCGCCTCTGGAAGATGGGCACCAGGGAGCACTGTACCTGTACCATGGAACCCAGAGTGGAGTCAGGCCCCATCCTGCCCAG aGGATTGCTGCTGCCTCCATGCCACATGCCCTCAGCTACTTTGGCCGAAGTGTGGATGGTCGGCTAGATCTGGATGGAGATGATCTGGTCGATGTGGCTGTGGGTGCCCAGGGGGCAGCCATCCTGCTCAG CTCCCGGCCCATTGTCCATCTGACCCCATCACTGGAGGTGACCCCACAGGCCATCAGTGTGGTTCAGAGGGACTGTAGGCGGCGAGGCCAAGAGGCAGTCTGTCTGACTGCAGCCCTTTGCTTCCAAGTGACCTCCCGTACTCCTGGTCGCTGGGATCACCAATTCT ACATGAGGTTCACCGCATCACTGGATGAATGGACTGCTGGGGCACGTGCAGCATTTGATGGCTCTGGCCAGAGGTTGTCCCCTCGGAGGCTCCGGCTCAGTGTGGGGAATGTCACTTGTGAGCAGCTACACTTCCATGTGCTG GATACATCAGATTACCTCCGGCCAGTGGCCTTGACTGTGACCTTTGCCTTGGACAATACTACAAAGCCAGGGCCTGTGCTGAATGAGGGCTCACCCACCTCTATACAAAAGCTG gtCCCCTTCTCAAAGGATTGTGGCCCTGACAATGAATGTGTCACAGACCTGGTGCTTCAAGTGAATATGGACATCAGAGGCTCCAG GAAGGCCCCATTTGTGGTTCGAGGTGGCCGGCGGAAAGTGCTGGTATCTACAACTCTggagaacagaaaggaaaatgctTACAATACGAGCCTGAGTCTCATCTTCTCTAGAAACCTCCACCTGGCCAGTCTCACTCCTCAG AGAGAGAGCCCAATAAAGGTGGAATGTGCCGCCCCTTCTGCTCATGCCCGGCTCTGCAGTGTGGGGCATCCTGTCTTCCAGACTGGAGCCAAG GTGACCTTTCTGCTAGAGTTTGAGTTTAGCTGCTCCTCTCTCCTGAGCCAGGTCTTCGTGAAGCTGACTGCCAGCAG TGACAGCCTGGAGAGAAATGGGACCCTTCAAGATAACACAGCCCAGACCTCAGCCTACATCCAATATGAGCCCCACCTCCTGTTCTCTAG TGAGTCTACCCTGCACCGCTATGAGGTTCACCCATATGGGACCCTCCCAGTGGGTCCTGGCCCAGAATTCAAAACCACTCTCAGG GTTCAGAACCTAGGCTGCTATGTGGTCAGTGGCCTCATCATCTCAGCCCTCCTTCCAGCTGTGGCCCATGGGGGCAATTACTTCCTATCACTGTCTCAAGTCATCACTAACAAT GCAAGCTGCATAGTGCAGAACCTGACTGAACCCCCAGGCCCACCTGTGCATCCAGAGGAGCTTCAACACACAAACAGACTG AATGGGAGCAATACTCAGTGTCAGGTGGTGAGGTGCCACCTTGGGCAGCTGGCAAAGGGGACTGAGGTCTCTGTTGGACTATTGAGGCTGGTTCACAATGAATTTTTCCGAAGA
- the ITGA10 gene encoding integrin alpha-10 isoform X13, whose product MDVVIVLDGSNSIYPWSEVQTFLRRLVGKLFIDPEQIQVGLVQYGESPVHEWSLGDFRTKEEVVRAAKNLSRREGRETKTAQAIMVACTEGFSQSHGGRPEAARLLVVVTDGESHDGEELPAALKACEAGRVTRYGIAVLGHYLRRQRDPSSFLREIRTIASDPDERFFFNVTDEAALTDIVDALGDRIFGLEGSHAENESSFGLEMSQIGFSTHRLKDGILFGMVGAYDWGGSVLWLEGGHRLFPPRMALEDEFPPALQNHAAYLGYSVSSMLLRGGRRLFLSGAPRFRHRGKVIAFQLKKDGAVRVAQSLQGEQIGSYFGSELCPLDTDRDGTTDVLLVAAPMFLGPQNKETGRVYVYLVGQQSLLTLQGTLQPEPPQDARFGFAMGALPDLNQDGFADVAVGAPLEDGHQGALYLYHGTQSGVRPHPAQRIAAASMPHALSYFGRSVDGRLDLDGDDLVDVAVGAQGAAILLSSRPIVHLTPSLEVTPQAISVVQRDCRRRGQEAVCLTAALCFQVTSRTPGRWDHQFYMRFTASLDEWTAGARAAFDGSGQRLSPRRLRLSVGNVTCEQLHFHVLDTSDYLRPVALTVTFALDNTTKPGPVLNEGSPTSIQKLVPFSKDCGPDNECVTDLVLQVNMDIRGSRKAPFVVRGGRRKVLVSTTLENRKENAYNTSLSLIFSRNLHLASLTPQRESPIKVECAAPSAHARLCSVGHPVFQTGAKVTFLLEFEFSCSSLLSQVFVKLTASSDSLERNGTLQDNTAQTSAYIQYEPHLLFSSESTLHRYEVHPYGTLPVGPGPEFKTTLRVQNLGCYVVSGLIISALLPAVAHGGNYFLSLSQVITNNASCIVQNLTEPPGPPVHPEELQHTNRLNGSNTQCQVVRCHLGQLAKGTEVSVGLLRLVHNEFFRRAKFKSLTVVSTFELGTEEGSVLQLTEASRWSESLLEVVQTRPILISLWILIGSVLGGLLLLALLVFCLWKLGFFAHKKIPEEEKREEKLEQ is encoded by the exons ATGGATGTTGTCATTGTCTTGGATGGCTCCAACAGCATCTACCCCTGGTCTGAAGTTCAGACCTTCCTACGAAGACTGGTAGGGAAACTGTTTATTGACCCAGAACAGATACAG GTGGGACTGGTACAGTATGGGGAGAGCCCTGTACATGAGTGGTCCCTGGGAGATTTCCGAACGAAGGAAGAAGTGGTGAGAGCAGCAAAGAACCTCAGTCGGCGGGAGGGACGAGAAACAAAGACTGCCCAAGCAATAATGGTGGCCTG CACAGAAGGGTTCAGTCAGTCCCATGGGGGCCGACCCGAGGCTGCCAGGCTACTGGTGGTTGTCACTGATGGAGAGTCCCATGATGGAGAGGAGCTTCCTGCAGCACTAaaggcctgtgaggctggaagagTGACACGCTATGGGATTGCA GTCCTTGGTCACTACCTCCGGCGGCAGCGAGATCCCAGCTCTTTCCTGAGAGAAATTAGAACTATTGCCAGTGATCCAGATGAGCGATTCTTCTTCAATGTCACAGATGAGGCTGCTCTGACTGACATTGTGGATGCACTAGGAGATCGGATTTTTGGCCTTGAAG GGTCCCATGCAGAAAACGAAAGCTCCTTTGGGCTGGAAATGTCTCAGATTGGTTTCTCCACTCATCGGCTAAAG GATGGGATTCTTTTTGGGATGGTGGGGGCCTATGACTGGGGAGGCTCTGTGCTATGGCTTGAAGGAGGCCACCGCCTTTTCCCCCCACGAATGGCACTGGAAGACGAGTTCCCCCCTGCATTGCAGAACCATGCAGCCTACCTGG GTTACTCTGTTTCTTCCATGCTTTTGCGGGGTGGACGCCGCCTGTTTCTCTCTGGGGCTCCTCGATTTAGACATCGAGGAAAAGTCATCGCCTTCCAGCTTAAGAAAGATGGGGCTGTGAGGGTTGCCCAGAGCCTCCAGGGGGAGCAG ATTGGTTCATACTTTGGCAGTGAGCTCTGCCCATTGGATACAGATAGGGATGGAACAACTGATGTCTTACTTGTGGCTGCCCCCATGTTCCTGGGACCCCAGAACAAGGAAACAGGACGTGTTTATGTGTATCTGGTAGGCCAG CAGTCCTTGCTGACCCTCCAAGGAACACTTCAGCCAGAACCCCCCCAGGATGCTCGGTTTGGCTTTGCCATGGGAGCTCTTCCTGATCTGAACCAAGATGGTTTTGCTGATGTGGCTGTGGGGGCGCCTCTGGAAGATGGGCACCAGGGAGCACTGTACCTGTACCATGGAACCCAGAGTGGAGTCAGGCCCCATCCTGCCCAG aGGATTGCTGCTGCCTCCATGCCACATGCCCTCAGCTACTTTGGCCGAAGTGTGGATGGTCGGCTAGATCTGGATGGAGATGATCTGGTCGATGTGGCTGTGGGTGCCCAGGGGGCAGCCATCCTGCTCAG CTCCCGGCCCATTGTCCATCTGACCCCATCACTGGAGGTGACCCCACAGGCCATCAGTGTGGTTCAGAGGGACTGTAGGCGGCGAGGCCAAGAGGCAGTCTGTCTGACTGCAGCCCTTTGCTTCCAAGTGACCTCCCGTACTCCTGGTCGCTGGGATCACCAATTCT ACATGAGGTTCACCGCATCACTGGATGAATGGACTGCTGGGGCACGTGCAGCATTTGATGGCTCTGGCCAGAGGTTGTCCCCTCGGAGGCTCCGGCTCAGTGTGGGGAATGTCACTTGTGAGCAGCTACACTTCCATGTGCTG GATACATCAGATTACCTCCGGCCAGTGGCCTTGACTGTGACCTTTGCCTTGGACAATACTACAAAGCCAGGGCCTGTGCTGAATGAGGGCTCACCCACCTCTATACAAAAGCTG gtCCCCTTCTCAAAGGATTGTGGCCCTGACAATGAATGTGTCACAGACCTGGTGCTTCAAGTGAATATGGACATCAGAGGCTCCAG GAAGGCCCCATTTGTGGTTCGAGGTGGCCGGCGGAAAGTGCTGGTATCTACAACTCTggagaacagaaaggaaaatgctTACAATACGAGCCTGAGTCTCATCTTCTCTAGAAACCTCCACCTGGCCAGTCTCACTCCTCAG AGAGAGAGCCCAATAAAGGTGGAATGTGCCGCCCCTTCTGCTCATGCCCGGCTCTGCAGTGTGGGGCATCCTGTCTTCCAGACTGGAGCCAAG GTGACCTTTCTGCTAGAGTTTGAGTTTAGCTGCTCCTCTCTCCTGAGCCAGGTCTTCGTGAAGCTGACTGCCAGCAG TGACAGCCTGGAGAGAAATGGGACCCTTCAAGATAACACAGCCCAGACCTCAGCCTACATCCAATATGAGCCCCACCTCCTGTTCTCTAG TGAGTCTACCCTGCACCGCTATGAGGTTCACCCATATGGGACCCTCCCAGTGGGTCCTGGCCCAGAATTCAAAACCACTCTCAGG GTTCAGAACCTAGGCTGCTATGTGGTCAGTGGCCTCATCATCTCAGCCCTCCTTCCAGCTGTGGCCCATGGGGGCAATTACTTCCTATCACTGTCTCAAGTCATCACTAACAAT GCAAGCTGCATAGTGCAGAACCTGACTGAACCCCCAGGCCCACCTGTGCATCCAGAGGAGCTTCAACACACAAACAGACTG AATGGGAGCAATACTCAGTGTCAGGTGGTGAGGTGCCACCTTGGGCAGCTGGCAAAGGGGACTGAGGTCTCTGTTGGACTATTGAGGCTGGTTCACAATGAATTTTTCCGAAGA